One Mycolicibacterium pulveris genomic region harbors:
- a CDS encoding endonuclease/exonuclease/phosphatase family protein, with translation MRMATFNILHGRSVHDGVVERDRLVEAVKMLDADILALQEVDFDQPRSGKTDLTAIAAEAMGALSHRFVAAISGTPGATWMAATGDEQPGTAAYGIALLSRFPAENWQVLRLPRIPMRFPMYLPGPNRVKVVDEEPRAAMVGRLDTPLGPLTVANTHLSFVPGWNRVQLRHLLRDLRGFASPTVLMGDLNLTPGPVRRWSGLRELGQGMTFPAEAPTRQLDHILTDDSSLRVERCCAPLLPVSDHRALLVDVSRS, from the coding sequence ATGCGGATGGCGACCTTCAACATCCTGCACGGACGCAGCGTGCACGACGGCGTGGTCGAGCGGGACCGGCTCGTGGAGGCCGTCAAGATGCTCGACGCCGACATCCTGGCGCTGCAGGAAGTCGACTTCGACCAGCCGCGGTCGGGCAAGACGGATCTCACCGCGATCGCCGCGGAGGCGATGGGCGCGCTCAGCCACCGGTTCGTGGCCGCGATCTCGGGCACGCCGGGCGCGACGTGGATGGCCGCGACCGGCGATGAGCAGCCCGGCACCGCGGCCTACGGCATCGCGCTGCTGTCGCGGTTTCCCGCGGAGAACTGGCAGGTGCTGCGGCTGCCGCGGATCCCGATGCGGTTTCCGATGTATCTGCCGGGGCCGAACCGGGTGAAGGTGGTCGACGAGGAGCCGCGCGCGGCGATGGTGGGCCGGCTGGACACGCCGCTGGGCCCGCTGACCGTCGCCAACACGCATCTGTCGTTCGTGCCGGGCTGGAACCGGGTGCAGCTGCGCCACCTGCTGCGCGATCTGCGGGGGTTCGCGTCGCCGACGGTGCTGATGGGTGATCTGAACCTGACGCCAGGCCCGGTGCGACGCTGGAGCGGGCTGCGGGAGCTGGGGCAGGGCATGACGTTTCCCGCCGAGGCGCCGACCCGCCAGCTCGACCACATCCTCACCGACGACTCGAGTCTGCGCGTCGAGCGGTGCTGCGCGCCGCTGTTGCCGGTGTCGGATCACCGCGCGCTGCTGGTCGACGTGTCACGGTCGTGA